One genomic window of Medicago truncatula cultivar Jemalong A17 chromosome 1, MtrunA17r5.0-ANR, whole genome shotgun sequence includes the following:
- the LOC25482340 gene encoding rust resistance kinase Lr10: protein MSLPKPYVTLLLSITTKMVTFTNILVVMILILLCNCNLGMCQVNGCSRKDFRCGRHGPPIRFPFRLNDRETEYGCSYTGFNLSCSDTQKTLLELHPHSGPIQLEVTAIDYQLQQLQVSDPENCLPRQFLKLLHSQISPFQLFSRSDYNYSYTFMDCSSLSCPVYVADSSNTLLALGLDPILCTKTLDILSSSLSLRYDNILVMTWSKPNCSKCEIEGKMCKLKNNGTEDEIECFDRHHKPTKKILLYATVVFVGSVMVTLIIAACLHLYSYFKLKGEDETRIEKFLEDYRALNPARFSYADIKRITNNFREELGEGAHGAVFKGKLSNEILVAVKMLKNTEGDGKEFINEVKAMGKIHHINVVRLVGFCADGSYRALVYNFFPNGSLQNFITRPDDMDHFLGWEKLQQIALGIAKGIEYLHMSCDQQILHFDINPHNVLLDDKFVPKITDFGLAKLCSKNQSKVSVTAARGTLGYIAPEVFSRNFGNVSYKADIYSYGMLLLEMVGGRKNIGQLSEENIQVLYPEWIHNLLEGRDIHVNIEGAEDDRILKKLAIVGLWCIQWNPINRPSITVVLKMLEALEEENLIVPPNPFNSTTSRVVETKTKFSTLELEAIHE, encoded by the exons ATGTCTCTCCCCAAACCATATGTTACCCTATTGTTATCAATAACTACAAAAATGGTAACCTTTACAAATATTTTGGTGGTCATGATTCTCATCTTGCTTTGTAATTGCAACTTAGGTATGTGCCAAGTTAATGGTTGTAGTCGGAAGGATTTTAGGTGCGGACGTCACGGCCCGCCAATCCGATTTCCCTTCCGACTTAACGACAGAGAAACAGAATATGGATGCAGTTATACCGGCTTTAATCTTAGTTGTTCAGACACGCAGAAAACTCTACTTGAGCTTCATCCACATTCTGGTCCAATTCAACTCGAAGTCACAGCAATAGATTATCAATTACAACAATTACAAGTATCTGACCCTGAAAATTGCCTTCCAAGACAGTTTTTAAAGCTTCTTCATTCACAAATTTCACCTTTTCAATTATTTTCGAGATCCGACTACAATTATAGCTACACTTTCATGGATTGTAGTTCATTATCCTGCCCGGTTTATGTTGCTGATTCTAGTAATACACTCCTTGCTTTGGGTTTGGACCCAATACTCTGCACCAAGACTTTAGATATTCTTTCTTCATCGTTGTCCTTGCGATATGATAATATTTTGGTTATGACATGGTCAAAACCCAATTGTAGCAAGTGTGAAATAGAAGGGAAGATGTGTAAACTGAAAAACAATGGAACTGAAGACGAGATAGAATGTTTTGACCGTCATCACAAACCAACTAAAAAGATACTTCTATATGCCACAG TTGTGTTCGTAGGTTCAGTTATGGTAACACTGATTATTGCAGCCTGTTTGCATCTCTATAGCTATTTTAAACTGAAAGGTGAAGATGAGACTAGAATCGAAAAGTTCTTAGAGGATTACAGGGCACTCAACCCTGCAAGATTCTCTTATGCTGATATAAAGAGGATTACAAATAATTTTAGGGAAGAGTTAGGTGAAGGAGCTCATGGTGCAGTTTTCAAAGGTAAATTATCTAATGAAATTCTTGTGGCTGTGAAGATGCTTAAAAACACCGAGGGCGATGGAAAAGAGTTCATTAACGAAGTGAAAGCTATGGGAAAAATTCATCACATCAATGTTGTTCGCTTGGTTGGATTTTGCGCCGATGGATCCTACCGTGCTCTTGTTTATAATTTCTTTCCAAATGGTTCGTTACAGAACTTCATAACCCGACCTGATGATATGGACCATTTTCTCGGATGGGAGAAGCTACAACAAATTGCTCTTGGCATAGCCAAAGGTATTGAGTATCTTCACATGAGTTGTGATCAGCAAATTCTTCACTTCGATATTAATCCCCATAACGTGCTATTAGATGACAAGTTTGTTCCAAAAATTACTGATTTTGGTTTGGCGAAATTGTGTTCTAAAAATCAAAGCAAAGTGTCAGTAACTGCCGCAAGAGGGACTTTAGGTTACATTGCACCTGAAGTGTTTTCGAGGAACTTTGGAAATGTATCGTATAAAGCTGACATATATAGTTATGGGATGTTACTGCTTGAAATggttggaggaagaaaaaatatagGTCAGTTGTCTGAGGAAAATATTCAAGTTCTATATCCAGAATGGATTCACAATCTACTTGAAGGCCGAGATATTCACGTAAATATTGAAGGAGCAGAAGATGATAGAATTTTAAAGAAACTCGCAATCGTAGGACTATGGTGCATACAGTGGAATCCAATAAATCGTCCATCTATAACAGTTGTGCTCAAAATGTTAGAGGCTCTAGAAGAAGAAAACTTGATTGTTCCCCCAAACCCTTTTAACTCGACGACGTCCAGAGTTGtggaaaccaaaacaaaattttcaaccTTAGAGTTGGAAGCTATACATGAATGA